A genome region from Deltaproteobacteria bacterium includes the following:
- a CDS encoding hydrogenase — MLLALIIAPLSFAVITFFIPHQRLRAIMLPIGGSAHLILVTITLISPQIAKPSPWLAIDPLNRLVLGLLSFLFFICSLYTPGYLRLRANRPNRVFCSALFAFLATMSLAVLAQHLGLMWVAIEACTLSLAPLIYFNHNPRSIEATWKYLLIGSVGIALALLGSFFLSYAALATGKPVSLFFNELVSDGVHLSRPWLRAAFILLFVGYGTKMGLAPMHSWKPDAYGEAPGLVGALLAGGLTSCAFLAVLRFFRICLAAGETAFAQQIMIISGLASMAIAGIFMIGQRDFKRLLAYSSVEHMGILVLGVGIGGLATFGSLLHLINNGLTKAVLFLAAGNIHRAYQSKLVNEVSGAMRRLPISGALLLAGFFAITGSPPFGPFISELTILRAAIANNQILITVLFLLFLLVVFMGMGTQILAVVQGEPSRAATNTNIKDHFLTVAPIIICCALVLLLGIYLPTPLVNALQVAANFLEKTL; from the coding sequence ATGCTGTTGGCGCTTATCATCGCACCTTTGAGCTTCGCTGTAATTACATTCTTTATACCGCATCAACGTTTACGCGCTATTATGCTACCAATTGGTGGTAGCGCGCATCTTATTTTGGTGACAATTACATTAATATCTCCGCAAATTGCCAAACCCTCACCTTGGCTTGCCATTGATCCCCTCAACCGTTTAGTTTTAGGTTTATTAAGTTTTTTATTTTTTATCTGTTCGCTATACACTCCCGGCTATTTGCGCCTACGCGCTAATCGGCCCAATCGCGTTTTTTGTAGTGCTTTATTCGCCTTTTTGGCCACTATGAGCTTAGCAGTTTTGGCGCAACATTTAGGATTAATGTGGGTAGCAATCGAAGCCTGTACTTTAAGTCTAGCACCTCTAATATATTTTAATCATAATCCGCGTTCTATTGAAGCTACCTGGAAATATTTACTTATAGGCTCTGTTGGTATTGCATTAGCTTTGCTCGGTTCATTTTTTCTATCTTATGCTGCCCTTGCTACCGGCAAACCTGTGTCGCTTTTCTTTAACGAGCTAGTAAGCGATGGTGTTCACTTATCACGCCCATGGTTGCGTGCCGCCTTTATTCTCTTATTCGTTGGCTATGGTACTAAAATGGGTTTGGCGCCTATGCACTCCTGGAAACCTGATGCTTATGGTGAAGCACCCGGTTTAGTAGGTGCCTTGTTAGCTGGTGGCCTAACCAGTTGTGCGTTTTTAGCTGTACTTAGGTTTTTTCGCATTTGCCTAGCCGCTGGCGAAACTGCCTTTGCACAACAAATCATGATCATAAGCGGCCTTGCCTCAATGGCGATTGCCGGTATCTTTATGATTGGACAGCGTGACTTCAAACGCTTGCTTGCCTATTCGAGTGTCGAACATATGGGTATTTTGGTATTGGGTGTTGGTATCGGAGGGCTTGCAACCTTTGGCTCGTTATTACACTTGATTAACAACGGGCTTACTAAAGCAGTGCTCTTTCTAGCTGCAGGCAATATCCATCGCGCTTATCAAAGCAAGCTTGTCAATGAAGTAAGTGGTGCTATGCGTCGCTTACCTATAAGCGGCGCTTTATTATTAGCAGGTTTTTTTGCTATTACCGGCTCTCCGCCTTTTGGTCCTTTTATTAGTGAACTTACTATATTACGAGCCGCAATTGCCAATAATCAGATCCTCATCACCGTTCTCTTCTTGCTGTTTCTTCTGGTGGTGTTTATGGGTATGGGCACCCAAATACTCGCAGTCGTACAAGGCGAACCATCAAGAGCGGCTACTAATACCAATATAAAAGACCATTTCTTAACTGTAGCACCAATAATTATTTGTTGTGCTTTGGTGTTATTACTTGGAATTTATCTACCTACACCACTAGTTAATGCATTACAGGTAGCTGCGAATTTTCTTGAGAAAACCCTATGA
- a CDS encoding hydrogenase, giving the protein MITSSFLSLHNARAVPLAHIPLLTLLELQQAIVTAANRNRRVVCLFTTYIDNTLELWVILASDIDGILEVARAPLSDDGFASIATQCPEIQLFEREIAEQYGLNIIGHPLPKPVRFHTSWREGHVAWGHTTSANIGVMDYYQVDGHEVHEVAVGPVHAGVIEPGHFRFQCHGEQVFHLEISLGYQHRGIEQALLQGPNLRSIHYMETLAGDTSIGHTNAYCQAVESLSGSSISARAHVLRAIALELERLANHTGDLGALAHDVGYLPTASYCGRLRGDFLNLTALLCGSRFGRGIVRPGGVTFDLEPIRAVEFITRLDAIYRDVKEAVRLLWTTTSVQARFEDTGRLSTDLARNLGLVGLAARACGLQRDVRKNHPAGIYQFVHIPISTWHSGDVFARAFLRWLEIERAVKFIRDQVHELPHGDIQITPAPLQSKHLCVSLVEGWRGEICHVAITDGHGRFSAYKVVDPSFHNWIGLAMALRNQPISDFPLCNKSFNLSYCGHDL; this is encoded by the coding sequence ATGATCACGAGTTCATTCTTATCATTACATAACGCGCGTGCAGTACCTTTAGCGCATATACCACTTTTAACGTTACTAGAGTTACAGCAAGCTATAGTAACGGCAGCAAATCGCAATCGCCGTGTTGTTTGTCTTTTTACCACTTATATTGATAATACTCTTGAACTCTGGGTAATACTTGCATCTGATATCGATGGTATTCTCGAAGTGGCGCGAGCCCCTTTAAGCGATGATGGGTTTGCTTCTATTGCTACCCAATGTCCTGAAATACAATTATTCGAACGTGAAATTGCCGAACAGTATGGGCTTAATATTATAGGACATCCCTTACCAAAACCGGTACGCTTTCATACCTCATGGCGTGAAGGTCATGTAGCTTGGGGGCATACAACCTCTGCGAACATCGGAGTTATGGACTACTACCAGGTTGACGGCCATGAAGTCCACGAGGTAGCTGTCGGACCGGTTCATGCTGGCGTAATTGAACCTGGACATTTTCGTTTTCAATGTCATGGTGAACAAGTATTTCACCTAGAAATTTCATTAGGCTACCAACATCGTGGTATTGAGCAAGCTCTACTGCAAGGGCCAAATCTGCGCTCTATTCATTATATGGAAACCTTAGCTGGTGATACATCCATCGGTCATACTAACGCTTATTGCCAGGCGGTAGAAAGTTTAAGCGGGTCTAGTATTTCAGCACGTGCCCATGTCTTACGGGCGATTGCACTTGAGCTTGAACGCTTAGCAAACCATACCGGTGACCTTGGTGCTTTAGCTCATGATGTTGGCTATTTACCAACAGCATCATATTGTGGTCGTTTGCGTGGTGACTTTTTAAACCTAACTGCATTACTATGTGGTAGTCGTTTTGGGCGTGGTATAGTACGACCAGGTGGTGTTACTTTTGATCTTGAACCCATCCGCGCTGTTGAATTTATAACTCGTCTTGATGCTATTTACCGTGATGTAAAAGAAGCCGTGCGACTGTTATGGACTACCACCTCAGTACAAGCACGCTTTGAAGATACCGGTCGCTTAAGTACAGACTTAGCTCGTAATCTTGGTTTAGTAGGCTTAGCTGCACGCGCTTGTGGCCTGCAACGTGACGTACGTAAAAATCACCCCGCTGGTATTTATCAATTTGTACACATACCAATATCAACTTGGCATAGTGGCGATGTTTTTGCACGTGCCTTTCTACGTTGGCTTGAAATTGAACGTGCCGTAAAATTTATTCGTGATCAAGTCCATGAACTTCCGCATGGCGACATCCAAATCACACCTGCGCCTTTGCAATCTAAGCATCTTTGCGTTTCACTGGTTGAAGGTTGGCGAGGCGAAATTTGCCACGTAGCTATTACTGATGGCCATGGACGCTTTAGCGCTTATAAAGTTGTAGACCCTTCTTTTCATAATTGGATTGGTCTAGCTATGGCGCTGCGCAATCAACCTATCTCTGATTTTCCGTTATGTAATAAAAGCTTTAACCTCTCATACTGCGGGCACGACCTGTAA
- the nuoB gene encoding NADH-quinone oxidoreductase subunit NuoB: MLNVLLTRLRQGHRTASYPKSEPILPDRFRGLLQIDANKCLTLRNPQKQNDCVKCATICPTNAIRVIAEQGPQIDLGKCIFCGDCVHACPTQAVTHSSIYPMSTRQRSDLNISHNKTLALAKPLAHELRRIFKRSLHLRQVSAGGCNACESDINVLSTLTFDLGRFGIKMVASPRHADGLIITGPVTENMKLALEKTYAAVANPKIVIAVGACAISGGLFAGHTQTHNGIDNLLPVDLYIPGCPPHPYTILDGLLRLLGRLPKQ, encoded by the coding sequence ATGCTTAATGTTTTGTTAACCCGCTTACGCCAAGGTCATCGTACTGCATCCTATCCTAAAAGCGAACCTATATTGCCTGATCGCTTTCGTGGCCTGCTGCAAATTGATGCTAATAAATGTCTGACGCTACGAAACCCACAAAAGCAAAACGATTGTGTTAAGTGTGCAACCATCTGCCCTACTAATGCAATCAGAGTTATTGCAGAACAAGGACCGCAGATAGATCTTGGCAAATGTATTTTCTGTGGTGATTGCGTTCATGCTTGCCCCACCCAAGCTGTCACTCATAGCTCTATTTACCCTATGTCTACACGGCAACGTAGCGATCTCAATATATCACATAACAAAACTTTAGCTTTAGCAAAGCCACTGGCACATGAATTACGCCGTATATTTAAGAGATCTTTGCACTTACGCCAAGTCAGCGCCGGTGGTTGTAATGCCTGTGAATCTGACATTAACGTGCTTAGCACCTTAACCTTTGACCTTGGGCGTTTTGGCATTAAAATGGTAGCCTCGCCTCGTCATGCCGATGGCTTAATCATTACAGGCCCGGTCACCGAAAATATGAAACTAGCTCTTGAAAAAACTTATGCCGCCGTAGCTAACCCAAAAATAGTAATCGCCGTTGGCGCCTGCGCTATCTCAGGTGGCTTATTTGCAGGCCACACTCAAACTCATAACGGAATCGATAATCTATTACCAGTAGATTTATATATTCCGGGTTGTCCGCCACATCCATACACCATTCTCGATGGTTTGCTACGCTTGCTTGGACGTCTGCCAAAACAATAG
- a CDS encoding YjbQ family protein: MKSHRQELTFNTPHRRDYINITSKVQAALAESGIREGLCLVNAMHITASVYINDDEPGLIKDYDDWLEELAPHEPIEHYRHNGAEDNGDAHLKRQIMGREVVIAVTNGELDFGPWEQIFYAEFDGRRKKRVLIKIIGE; the protein is encoded by the coding sequence ATGAAATCACATCGCCAAGAGTTGACATTCAACACCCCCCATCGTCGCGATTACATTAATATCACTTCAAAAGTACAAGCAGCACTTGCTGAGAGCGGGATTCGCGAGGGTCTCTGCCTAGTTAATGCCATGCACATAACTGCTAGCGTTTATATTAATGATGATGAGCCCGGCCTGATAAAAGACTATGACGACTGGCTTGAAGAGCTGGCGCCCCATGAGCCTATTGAGCATTACCGGCACAATGGCGCTGAAGACAATGGTGATGCTCACCTTAAAAGACAAATTATGGGACGCGAAGTAGTAATCGCTGTAACCAATGGCGAGCTTGATTTTGGCCCGTGGGAACAAATTTTTTATGCCGAGTTCGACGGGCGGCGCAAAAAACGCGTGCTGATAAAAATAATTGGCGAATAA
- a CDS encoding glycoside hydrolase family 130 protein, which produces MPLTINTAAVTNIPWQERSAENNDVIWRYSGNPIVPRAPFSGANSVFNSAVIAHDGKFVGIFRVDDQQRIMNLHYGESADGIKWSINEKPIEFVGAKPEIAEFIYRYDPRLVWIEDRYYLTWCNGYHGPTIGIAYTFNFETFHQLENSFLPFNRNGVLFPRKINGKYVMLSRPSDDSHTSFGDIFLSHSIDMIHWGEHRHVMGTTHRWCHTKVGAGPIPIETNEGWLLIFHGVLTSCNGFIYSMGAALLDLENPWIVRYRAAPYLMSPQTIYECVGDVPNVVFPCAAIVDGPTGRMAIYYGAADTVVGLAFAYVDEIIKWVKANVA; this is translated from the coding sequence ATGCCACTTACAATAAATACCGCAGCAGTTACTAATATTCCCTGGCAAGAAAGATCCGCCGAAAACAACGATGTAATTTGGCGTTATTCTGGCAATCCGATAGTACCACGCGCGCCTTTTAGTGGGGCTAATAGCGTCTTTAATAGTGCAGTTATTGCCCACGATGGAAAATTCGTTGGTATTTTTCGGGTCGATGACCAACAAAGAATAATGAATCTGCATTATGGCGAAAGTGCTGATGGTATTAAGTGGTCAATTAATGAAAAACCAATTGAGTTTGTTGGGGCCAAGCCGGAAATTGCTGAATTTATTTATCGTTATGATCCGCGACTTGTATGGATTGAAGACCGCTATTATTTAACTTGGTGTAATGGATATCATGGGCCAACCATTGGTATAGCCTATACTTTTAATTTTGAAACTTTTCATCAATTAGAAAATTCATTTTTGCCATTTAATCGCAATGGCGTGCTGTTTCCACGCAAAATCAATGGTAAATACGTTATGCTAAGTCGCCCAAGCGATGATAGTCACACATCTTTTGGTGATATATTTTTATCACATAGCATAGATATGATTCATTGGGGTGAGCATCGTCATGTTATGGGCACCACGCATCGCTGGTGTCATACTAAGGTTGGTGCCGGTCCAATACCGATTGAAACCAATGAAGGATGGTTGCTTATATTTCATGGGGTGCTGACTTCATGTAATGGATTTATTTATAGCATGGGGGCAGCCTTACTTGATCTTGAGAATCCATGGATTGTGCGCTATCGCGCCGCACCATATCTTATGTCACCGCAAACAATATATGAATGTGTTGGTGATGTACCCAATGTAGTATTTCCGTGTGCAGCCATAGTTGACGGTCCTACTGGCAGAATGGCGATTTACTATGGTGCGGCTGATACAGTTGTTGGTTTGGCTTTCGCCTATGTTGATGAAATAATAAAGTGGGTTAAAGCAAACGTAGCTTAA
- a CDS encoding ATP-binding protein, whose product MNVREINSLLINGNIDQSGLFPHLDELNTAPVIFHFDFGLPELPTQSGLIQIRGPRQYGKSTWLEQQAYLSAREYGSASTFYLNGDWIADADVLTNELHILNNLFHRDATVRRIFIDEITAIDNWEKAVKRLFDAGELKNVLLVTTGSKATDLRRGAERLPGRKGRLKRTQYLFTPVPYKEFKRVMGDELKEYTLFGYMLTGGCPMAAIALVNEKHLPTYVTATIRDWVFGECAASGRQRATLITLMQTLMRFATTPIGQAKIAREAGLANNTVAAGYLELLADLMIVGISGSWDASRNVVQSRRPAKFPFVNLLAAIAFSANAPNTVKAFANMPHEILGKYFEWLVAQELWSRAAVRGDDVPEHLPFWQTKKHELDFVINSKKFIEVKHGQASAFEFSWFVQTFPHAQLLVINKDKFTAGNISGVTMEQFLLEHEV is encoded by the coding sequence ATGAACGTTAGAGAAATAAATAGTCTATTAATCAATGGAAATATAGACCAATCAGGGCTATTTCCGCATCTTGATGAGTTAAATACAGCGCCAGTAATTTTTCATTTTGATTTTGGATTACCAGAGTTACCAACTCAATCAGGTTTGATTCAAATCAGAGGACCGCGCCAGTATGGTAAAAGCACATGGCTTGAGCAGCAAGCTTACCTAAGTGCCAGAGAATATGGTTCTGCATCGACGTTTTATTTAAATGGTGATTGGATTGCTGATGCTGATGTTTTAACTAATGAATTACATATTCTAAATAATTTGTTTCATCGCGATGCTACGGTACGACGCATATTCATAGATGAGATCACCGCAATAGATAACTGGGAAAAAGCCGTTAAGCGATTGTTCGATGCTGGTGAATTAAAAAATGTTTTATTAGTAACAACCGGCTCAAAAGCTACTGATTTGCGTCGTGGAGCTGAGAGATTGCCAGGACGTAAAGGTCGTTTAAAACGAACTCAGTATTTGTTTACTCCAGTACCTTATAAAGAATTTAAACGGGTAATGGGTGATGAATTAAAAGAGTATACATTGTTCGGTTACATGTTAACTGGTGGCTGTCCCATGGCAGCAATAGCATTAGTTAACGAGAAGCATTTGCCAACTTATGTTACTGCTACAATTCGTGATTGGGTTTTTGGTGAGTGTGCTGCTAGTGGTAGACAACGAGCAACTTTAATAACTTTAATGCAAACATTAATGCGTTTTGCTACTACTCCTATAGGTCAGGCAAAAATTGCGCGTGAAGCCGGATTAGCTAACAATACGGTTGCTGCTGGTTATCTTGAATTATTGGCAGATCTAATGATTGTGGGTATATCAGGTTCCTGGGATGCCTCGCGAAATGTGGTGCAGTCTCGTCGTCCAGCAAAATTTCCTTTTGTTAATTTGCTTGCGGCTATCGCCTTTAGTGCTAATGCACCTAATACGGTGAAAGCTTTTGCGAATATGCCACATGAAATATTAGGCAAATATTTTGAATGGCTAGTTGCACAAGAATTATGGAGTCGTGCTGCAGTGCGTGGAGATGATGTTCCCGAACATTTGCCATTTTGGCAAACTAAAAAGCATGAACTTGATTTTGTTATTAACTCTAAAAAGTTCATTGAGGTTAAACATGGTCAAGCTAGTGCATTTGAATTTAGTTGGTTTGTACAAACCTTTCCACACGCTCAGTTGCTGGTTATAAATAAAGATAAATTTACTGCTGGCAATATTAGTGGTGTAACTATGGAGCAGTTTTTACTTGAACATGAGGTGTAA
- a CDS encoding sporulation regulator, whose amino-acid sequence MSDKTIVTIRGQTSIPARLRREYRIEPGTELVWEAAGEHEWRVYIERKTEVLPNPTGMLGFARQFRKTRSTEQWMRELREGE is encoded by the coding sequence ATGTCCGATAAAACAATCGTTACCATTCGTGGGCAAACATCTATTCCAGCTCGGTTGCGGCGCGAATATCGCATTGAGCCTGGTACCGAATTAGTATGGGAAGCAGCTGGTGAACATGAATGGCGTGTGTATATCGAACGTAAAACAGAGGTCCTACCAAATCCTACAGGCATGCTTGGTTTTGCACGCCAATTTCGCAAAACACGCTCTACAGAACAATGGATGCGCGAACTTCGAGAAGGCGAGTGA
- a CDS encoding PIN domain-containing protein: protein MLVVDTCVIIDIADADPTYGTLSAQCLEAHLNQGLTISPISYVELAPVFDNSTRLLDEFLDGVGIEKNEQFSIADRYVAFNAWARHIIAKRTKVTHKRPVADALIGALAIRLDGIITRNGNDFRSFYPKLLVIDPSH, encoded by the coding sequence ATGCTAGTAGTCGATACTTGTGTAATAATTGATATTGCTGATGCTGACCCGACATATGGCACATTATCAGCGCAGTGCTTAGAAGCGCATCTTAATCAAGGGTTAACAATTTCACCTATTTCTTATGTAGAACTTGCTCCCGTTTTTGACAATTCTACTCGCCTTTTGGATGAATTTCTTGATGGTGTTGGTATAGAAAAAAATGAGCAATTTTCCATCGCTGACCGATATGTCGCTTTTAACGCATGGGCTCGCCATATCATTGCCAAACGAACCAAAGTTACACATAAACGCCCAGTAGCCGATGCTCTAATCGGTGCTTTAGCAATACGCCTTGACGGTATCATTACTCGCAATGGTAATGACTTTCGTTCATTTTATCCCAAACTTTTGGTTATCGATCCAAGTCATTGA
- the htpG gene encoding molecular chaperone HtpG, protein MSEQKHTFTAEVQELLHLMVHSLYSNKDIFLRELISNSSDALDKLRLLGITQKELLPNDELHIRLELNKDNKTLTIHDNGIGMSRDDLIKEIGTIAHSGTQSFLATMKERAQNQTDNANAAPDLIGQFGVGFYSTFMVAKKVTIITRRAGEDTATKWESTGDGTYTIDDAQKSETGTIITLALKDVDEEDGLKDYTDPWVIKDIVKKHSDFVSYPIRMMVEHQEPVLDDKGKIVENTVPKIIKKDEVLNSMKAIWTRPRSEVKDEEYKEFYHHITHDYGDPLEIITANMEGNFSARLLLFIPPKAPFDLYYRDKISKGVQLYVKRVFILDDWKALLPEWLRFVKGVIDSEDLSLNVSREILQQDRQIQAIKKFAVKKVLDAIENIKSKRPDDMKKLWQEFGPVLKEGLTLGDKSGERILEFMLCQSTNSNEPTFLNDYVERMPEKQEGIYYLAGSSLDVLKGSPHLEAFKAKSLEVLLFTDPIDQFWLQSHLAYKDKKFIPIDKGAIDLEADADKEVADKTKKEMDEAHYKDLLQCLRSHLQDDIKEVRLSGRLTDSAACLVGDTHDLTPQMEEIMQRLGQQIPKTKRILELNRNHPFIEKLHAIHATDPKANDLEIYAKLLYGQAVLAEGGKLANPGAYSRLIMDVATKAAAN, encoded by the coding sequence ATGAGCGAGCAAAAACATACATTTACTGCCGAAGTGCAAGAACTATTGCATCTTATGGTTCATTCTCTTTATTCTAATAAAGACATTTTTTTACGTGAGCTGATTTCAAACAGCTCTGATGCTCTTGATAAACTGCGACTTTTAGGCATAACTCAAAAAGAGTTATTACCCAATGACGAGCTGCATATTCGTCTCGAACTTAATAAAGATAATAAAACCTTAACCATACACGACAATGGTATTGGTATGAGCCGCGATGATCTTATTAAAGAAATCGGTACCATTGCTCACTCAGGTACACAAAGTTTTCTTGCCACAATGAAGGAGCGGGCCCAAAACCAAACTGATAATGCAAATGCAGCGCCTGATCTCATTGGTCAATTTGGTGTTGGTTTTTATTCAACCTTTATGGTCGCCAAAAAGGTCACCATAATTACCCGACGGGCTGGCGAGGATACTGCCACCAAATGGGAGTCTACCGGCGACGGCACTTATACAATTGACGATGCTCAAAAATCCGAAACTGGCACTATTATTACCTTAGCGCTTAAAGACGTTGACGAAGAAGATGGGCTGAAAGATTATACTGACCCCTGGGTAATTAAAGATATTGTTAAGAAGCATTCAGATTTTGTCAGTTATCCGATTCGTATGATGGTTGAGCATCAAGAACCGGTGCTCGATGATAAAGGAAAAATCGTAGAAAATACGGTACCCAAGATTATCAAAAAAGACGAAGTCCTAAATTCCATGAAAGCAATTTGGACACGTCCGCGCAGCGAAGTTAAAGACGAAGAATATAAAGAATTCTACCACCATATTACTCATGATTATGGTGATCCGCTTGAGATTATTACCGCAAATATGGAGGGTAATTTCTCAGCCCGTCTCTTACTGTTTATCCCGCCTAAAGCACCATTTGACCTCTATTATCGTGATAAAATCAGCAAAGGCGTGCAACTATATGTCAAACGGGTTTTCATACTTGATGATTGGAAGGCCCTGTTGCCTGAATGGCTGCGCTTTGTCAAAGGTGTTATTGACTCTGAAGATTTGTCGTTAAATGTATCGCGTGAAATCCTCCAACAAGACCGTCAAATTCAAGCCATAAAAAAATTCGCGGTGAAAAAAGTTCTTGATGCGATTGAAAACATCAAGAGCAAACGACCTGATGATATGAAAAAATTATGGCAAGAATTTGGCCCAGTGCTTAAAGAAGGGCTAACTCTTGGTGATAAATCAGGTGAGCGTATTTTAGAGTTTATGCTTTGTCAGTCGACCAATAGTAATGAGCCGACCTTTTTAAACGATTACGTAGAACGTATGCCAGAAAAGCAAGAAGGTATTTATTATCTTGCTGGTTCTTCATTAGATGTACTCAAAGGTTCACCACACCTTGAAGCTTTTAAAGCTAAGAGTCTTGAGGTGTTATTATTTACGGATCCCATCGATCAATTCTGGTTGCAAAGCCATCTTGCCTATAAAGATAAAAAGTTCATCCCGATTGATAAGGGCGCTATCGATCTTGAAGCAGATGCCGACAAAGAAGTCGCTGATAAAACTAAAAAAGAAATGGATGAAGCACATTACAAAGATCTGTTGCAATGCTTACGCTCGCATCTTCAAGATGATATTAAAGAAGTGCGACTTTCAGGTCGCTTAACCGATAGTGCTGCTTGTTTGGTTGGTGATACGCATGATCTTACCCCACAAATGGAAGAAATCATGCAACGACTTGGGCAACAAATTCCGAAAACTAAGCGTATTTTAGAGTTAAATCGCAATCATCCCTTTATTGAAAAACTGCATGCTATTCATGCAACAGACCCCAAAGCAAACGATCTCGAGATTTATGCCAAGTTGCTATATGGCCAAGCCGTACTAGCTGAGGGTGGCAAACTTGCAAATCCAGGTGCCTATAGCCGCTTAATTATGGATGTGGCAACTAAAGCTGCTGCTAACTAA
- a CDS encoding nuclear transport factor 2 family protein has translation MIKLSLKLLLRGVIVIGFAACTGSTAEIAKEMVDAINTKNSEAATALLAPEAMSALTPVVEELIAQNSKLELVGDYTVKSRHANAQYKVTNDELIKLGITAVEATLETVVINKKLTDFRLVYTAETQAKITEAELKDTIKIIDDFENAINEKNIDAALALLSPEAKIISLDNTQLSNQEEIKAYLTQLAAQNFKIEKAEKKIEDDKFVWQSKVQTADWTKAKLEPLDVTGQATIIDSKIISYGIALTEEALNKLQQAAAAAQATEAKDSKKSKKH, from the coding sequence ATGATTAAGTTGTCGCTAAAGTTGTTGCTGCGTGGCGTTATAGTCATCGGATTTGCTGCTTGTACGGGCTCAACTGCTGAAATCGCTAAAGAAATGGTTGACGCTATAAATACTAAAAATTCCGAGGCTGCCACAGCATTGCTTGCGCCTGAAGCAATGAGCGCTCTGACGCCAGTTGTAGAAGAACTTATAGCACAAAACTCAAAGCTTGAATTGGTAGGTGATTATACAGTGAAAAGTCGTCACGCAAACGCCCAGTACAAAGTGACTAATGATGAACTTATCAAGCTTGGTATCACTGCGGTAGAAGCCACTCTTGAAACTGTAGTTATCAACAAAAAACTAACCGATTTTAGATTAGTATATACTGCTGAAACACAAGCAAAAATTACTGAAGCTGAATTAAAAGATACCATTAAAATCATCGACGATTTTGAAAATGCTATAAATGAAAAAAATATTGATGCTGCACTTGCTCTGTTAAGTCCTGAAGCGAAAATAATTAGCTTGGATAACACGCAACTTAGTAATCAAGAAGAAATTAAAGCCTATTTAACCCAATTAGCCGCGCAAAATTTTAAAATTGAAAAAGCTGAAAAGAAAATTGAAGATGACAAATTCGTGTGGCAAAGCAAAGTGCAGACCGCTGATTGGACAAAAGCAAAACTTGAACCTCTTGATGTTACTGGGCAAGCCACTATTATTGACAGCAAAATTATAAGTTATGGCATTGCCCTTACTGAAGAAGCGCTAAACAAATTGCAACAAGCTGCTGCTGCAGCTCAAGCCACAGAAGCAAAAGATAGCAAAAAGAGTAAAAAACACTAA
- a CDS encoding PIN domain-containing protein, with amino-acid sequence MYLVDANIILYVYDSISPFHKVACHWWEDCLSNDRQIRLAWSTVLAFLRISTHPRLLHKPFLIADAAKHVESWFARPMVDYLHPTNRHWQIFKKLIQDGQANGNLIPDAHLAALAIEHGAILCTCDRDFSRFDGMQVLNPLI; translated from the coding sequence ATGTATTTAGTAGATGCTAATATTATTTTATACGTGTATGATAGCATTTCGCCTTTTCATAAAGTAGCGTGTCATTGGTGGGAAGATTGTTTATCAAATGACCGACAAATACGTTTAGCATGGTCAACTGTATTAGCTTTTTTACGAATAAGTACTCATCCCCGCTTATTGCACAAGCCTTTTTTAATTGCTGATGCTGCTAAACATGTTGAGAGTTGGTTTGCGAGGCCAATGGTTGATTATTTGCATCCGACTAATCGCCATTGGCAAATTTTTAAAAAGCTTATACAAGATGGTCAAGCCAACGGTAATCTCATACCAGATGCTCATTTAGCCGCGCTTGCCATAGAACATGGCGCCATTTTATGCACTTGCGACCGTGATTTTAGTCGCTTTGATGGTATGCAAGTGCTTAACCCTCTAATATAA
- a CDS encoding DUF2191 domain-containing protein, giving the protein MRTTLTIDEDIATKLDERRRLSGKSFKLVVNETLRDGLTCKKSFKALPRFKVQARPLGLRDGLSYDNIGELLEMAER; this is encoded by the coding sequence ATGCGCACAACTTTAACCATCGATGAAGATATTGCCACCAAGCTCGATGAGCGTCGTCGCCTAAGTGGCAAATCATTCAAGCTAGTAGTTAATGAGACGTTACGTGATGGATTAACTTGCAAAAAATCATTTAAAGCATTACCGCGCTTTAAAGTACAAGCACGACCTCTAGGATTACGTGATGGATTATCTTACGACAACATTGGTGAATTATTAGAAATGGCTGAGCGGTAA